The genomic stretch GCGAAGTTCCGCAGCTCGAAGCCGTGGCTACGGACGGGTAGGCCAAGGACCCGAGTAGTGCATAGCGCCCACCGCCGAAGCCCGAGATCGCCGGGAAGAGGACGGCTATCGGCCGCGGTTCAGTAACTAGCCTCGTCGCTCTTGGGGTTCCCCGCTGGGGCCCGTGCTCACCACGGAGATCGACTTCATGAACGGCGAAGGTCCGGTCGTCCGCGAGGCGCAGGCGAGCGACGCCGCAGCCATCGCGGCACTACAGGTGCGCTCATGGCGGGCGGCCTATCGAGGCATCGTGCCGGATGCCTTCCTCGACAACCTCGCAGAGGACGCGTGGCTCGAGCGATGGACCAGTCAACTCACCGCGGCGGGCCATGACGGGATCCATCAACTCGTCTCGACCGACCCTCGGGACGGACCACCAAGAGCCGTTGCAGTTTGCGGTCCCGCGATGGAGCCTACTGTCGAGCTGACGGGCCAGCTCTACGTTCTCTACGCCGACCCGCCAAGTTGGGGACGGGGTCACGGAGGCGCCCTGTTGCGCCGCGTTCACGAACTTCTTGCTGCTGACGGACACTCCGGTGCCATGCTGTGGGTGGCCGCAGACAACGACCGTTCGATCGAGTTCTACGAGCATCATGGATGGACGAAGGACGGCGAAACCCAGCTTGAGGAGGTGGCCGGGGCGATCTTCGATGAGGTCCGGATGGTGCGGGAACTCGCTAGCTGACGGCAACCGTGGATATGCGCGGCCATCTCAGGATGACTCCGTGACCCATAACAACGTGGCAGTCAGCCGATCTGCCGACACCACCAGCCTGGGATCCGCGACACTAGGCTGCGTCGGTATGGACTGGTGGGAGGATTTCTTCGACGAGAACTACGTCGAGGTGTGGGGCGCGGCGGGGTCCTTCGATAACACCGCGGAGCAGGTCGACGCCATAGAGCAGATACTTGGTCTGCCACCAGGATCGCAGATCCTCGACGTGGCGTGCGGCTTCGGGAGAATCGCCGGACCCCTGCACGAACGGGGCTACGACGTCACGGGCCTCGACTACTCATCCACACAGCTCGGCTTGGCGCAGGAACGCTACCCCGGCCCGCAGTACGTCGAAGGAGACATGCGCGAGCCACCCCAGGGGCCCTTCGACGCGGTCCTCAACATCTTCTCCAGTTTCGGCTACTTCGAGGAGCGAGCCAACGACATGGCTGCGCTCGCGGCCTGGCACGCGGTCCTTGTCCCCGGTGGCCCGCTCTTGATGGAACTCATGCACCGCGATCGACTCGCCAACCTCTTCAATCCGGACGCGGAGCCGGACGAACAGGGTCCAATTCGCGAGAACGGCACGACCGACTGGGTAACGGGAGTGAGGACCGCCACTGCCATATCCGGGGACGTCAGCAAGACGTTTCGAGTGCGCCTCTACACTGCGACCGAACTGGTACGCGAGCTCCGATCCATCGGCTTCACCACTGTCAAGGTGATGGGTGGGCTCGATCCCGGTGCGGTCTTCACTCCGCGCACGCGTCTGGCGATACGCGCGGTCAAGTAAGCGTGGCCGAAGTATCAACACACAGCCACGGTGCGGTCGCCGCCCGCATCCCGGACACCGAGCGCCCGCATCCGTGGTTGCGCGCGACCTGGGTGTCGGCCCGCAGGGCGCATAATGGATCGCAACCTGCGCCCGTCAGCACCTCGAGTCGCGGGCATGGGTGACACCACTAGGAGGATGTCGGCTTGGCAGCGGGTTACTCCAATCGCAGTGCGGCAGAGAAGCTCGGAGTGAAAGCGGGATCCCGCCTCGGCGTAATCGATGCAGACGAAGGGTGGGAACTCGACGGCATGCCCAAGGAGGTCGTGGTCCGTAACAGCCTCCGCGGCAGCCGCGACGTCACGATCGCGTTGCGTCCGCTCTCGGCGGCACCTAGAGCGCAACGCCCAGCGCTACGAGCGTTCGCTGGAGGACGCCGCAGCCTTGTGGATTGCTTGGCCCCGCCGAGCGGCGGGGCACGAGAGCGACGTGACCGAGAACCTCCTACGGGAGGTCCTCCTCCCACTCGGCCTTGTCGACGTCAAGGTTGCGGCGGTCGACCACGACTGGTCCGGCCTGAAGTTCGTCCGGCGCAAGGAACTGCGGATGCCGTGAGCCCAGACAGCTCCGCATGCACTGCCGTGGTTGTCGCGCGGCCACGAGCGGCAGTGGGGCCAGCGGATCCCGCCCGTAATGTCATCCCCAGAAGATCGAGGTGGGGTCCGAGTCGATCTCTTCGAGTAGACCGTCGATGTCGGGGCTCGGTTCGGCGAGATCGTACTCGTGGAACTTGAGGTTCCGGTCACGCCAGTACAACGACCACTCGTCCCGGGTCTTCGTGTATCGCAGGCGAGCGACTGGGAACCGGGTCCACTCGTCGCCCATGTCGGGATGCCACGGGGGACGGCACTCAAGGATGGTGATGGTGCGGTCGGTCACGTCCAGCTCGATCCGGACCTGGTCTCGAACGTGTACGGGTACGCGACCGTCGGCCCACTCTCGCACGCGCTCCACGGCTCCGTCGGGGATCATCGCTGTTCCTGGTCGTCCGGTCGACGGACGCGCACGCGCAGGGGTTCGACGATCACGACACAGCGGCTGAACTCCTCGAGCTCGTGGGCATCGAGTAGGCGATCAACGAGCGTGAGGATCGAGACCGGGTCCTGGCTGACAGGGCGCAGGACCACGACACCGGCGTGGCTGCCGGGAGGGAAGCTGCGGATGTCGCCAAAACCTCGGTCGAGCGTGATGACCATGCGGTCGTCCTCCGTGGCGGCCTGCACGACGATGGGGTCCTTGCGTCCACCCAGCTGCTCGTCGAGCACGGTGTCCACGTCGTGACCTCGCCGCTTGAGCTCGTCGGTGAGGTCGTGTGGGAGGTTCTCGTCGAGCTTGAGCCTCACGCGGGCAGCGGGAAGATCTCTTCGCGGGCCAAGGCAGCGCCGTACGCGGCGGCTGCGCGGATGCCCTCCCGCGTGAGGGACGGGTACTGCTCAACGATCTCGTCTTCCGACAGGCCCGCGGCCAGACAGTCCAACACCACACTGACCGGAATCCGGGTGCCACGGATATGGGCTTGGCCCCCGACGATGTC from Actinomycetota bacterium encodes the following:
- a CDS encoding GNAT family N-acetyltransferase, with translation MLTTEIDFMNGEGPVVREAQASDAAAIAALQVRSWRAAYRGIVPDAFLDNLAEDAWLERWTSQLTAAGHDGIHQLVSTDPRDGPPRAVAVCGPAMEPTVELTGQLYVLYADPPSWGRGHGGALLRRVHELLAADGHSGAMLWVAADNDRSIEFYEHHGWTKDGETQLEEVAGAIFDEVRMVRELAS
- a CDS encoding methyltransferase domain-containing protein encodes the protein MTHNNVAVSRSADTTSLGSATLGCVGMDWWEDFFDENYVEVWGAAGSFDNTAEQVDAIEQILGLPPGSQILDVACGFGRIAGPLHERGYDVTGLDYSSTQLGLAQERYPGPQYVEGDMREPPQGPFDAVLNIFSSFGYFEERANDMAALAAWHAVLVPGGPLLMELMHRDRLANLFNPDAEPDEQGPIRENGTTDWVTGVRTATAISGDVSKTFRVRLYTATELVRELRSIGFTTVKVMGGLDPGAVFTPRTRLAIRAVK
- a CDS encoding DUF3024 domain-containing protein — protein: MIPDGAVERVREWADGRVPVHVRDQVRIELDVTDRTITILECRPPWHPDMGDEWTRFPVARLRYTKTRDEWSLYWRDRNLKFHEYDLAEPSPDIDGLLEEIDSDPTSIFWG
- a CDS encoding DUF5615 family PIN-like protein translates to MRLKLDENLPHDLTDELKRRGHDVDTVLDEQLGGRKDPIVVQAATEDDRMVITLDRGFGDIRSFPPGSHAGVVVLRPVSQDPVSILTLVDRLLDAHELEEFSRCVVIVEPLRVRVRRPDDQEQR
- a CDS encoding DUF433 domain-containing protein — its product is MTEQQADLVAVDPDIVGGQAHIRGTRIPVSVVLDCLAAGLSEDEIVEQYPSLTREGIRAAAAYGAALAREEIFPLPA